The Hyphomonas sediminis genome contains the following window.
ATCCGCGAGGCAGACCTGCTCGGCCGCCTCGGCGGCGAAGAATTTGGCCTTGTGCTTCCCGAAACGCCCGCCGAGGCCGCCCTGCAACTCGCCAATCGTCTGCGCGAAGCTGCCAAGGCTCTGCGCTTCCGCAGCGGCGAAGGCTCGTTCGATGTTTCGATCAGCCTTGGCGTCAGCCATCCCTATGATCCGGAGGCGGATATTCACCCCTCTCTGGAGCGGGCGGACAAAGCCCTTTACCGCGCCAAACGCCTTGGGCGCGATCGGGCCGAACTGATCTCTTCGTCGGCTTGGGAAGAGGCCACGATCATCCAGCTGCCAGGCACGCGCCGGAATACCGACGCGGCCTGAGGCAGCCAACAGGTCACCGGTTCGGGCCGCAATCATCGTCCCGCTTCCGGCGCACTTCCTTGCCGGTCGCCGCGTTGAATTTCAGCTCCAGGCAATGCCCGGTCGCGGTCAGGCCCTTCACCTCGATCCGGCGATCATCCAGTTCGTAACCCACCACCTGGAAGCCCTGCGCGGCAAGCCGCTGCACAGCCTCCTCATAGCTTGCCTTTGCGCCGATGTCGTAACGCGCCGGGGTCGGCATGGGCGAGGCATCAGATTGCGCGCGTGCCGGCGCGCCACTCAGCGTGCAGACAGTGAACGCAATGAGAGCGGATTTCATCATGGGGGTCATGGCTGGGTTCCTTTTGCATACCCGGCCGGGTCTTGAGCGCCCGGCCTCTGGGGTATGCTTTGCCCTGCGCTGTCTGACAGGGCGCTGCTCCCAACTGTCAGCTTTCTGTCAGCGCCCGTCTGCGATATGCCCGGAACTGATCCAGAATGTACCCGAAATGGAGCAAACTGTCCCGTGTTGTCCCGATTTGTACCCAAAATGACACTGTTTGGGTGCCTTTTGATCGTCGCCGTCATGCCCGCCCTGGCAGATCGTGACGACCGGAAGGACCGGGACGATCACCGCCG
Protein-coding sequences here:
- a CDS encoding PepSY domain-containing protein, with amino-acid sequence MTPMMKSALIAFTVCTLSGAPARAQSDASPMPTPARYDIGAKASYEEAVQRLAAQGFQVVGYELDDRRIEVKGLTATGHCLELKFNAATGKEVRRKRDDDCGPNR